One Narcine bancroftii isolate sNarBan1 chromosome 3, sNarBan1.hap1, whole genome shotgun sequence DNA window includes the following coding sequences:
- the drd5a gene encoding D(1B) dopamine receptor has translation MPWKAVAEVASYWPFGGRFCNVWVASDIMCSTASILNLCVISVDRYWAISSPFRYQRKMTHRAALLMIAVTWGLSLLISFIPVHLRWHSGRAPASSNKSDAGPPTGCDSSLNRTYAISSSLVSFYIPVAIMLVTYTRIYKIAQIQIRRIASLERAAEHAHSCRLRMRGPRQQMQPHSALKSSFKKETKVLKTLSIIMSVFVCCWLPFFILNCMVPFCDRRSPAVASRLPCVSDTTFDIFVWFGWANSTLNPVVYAFNAEFRKAFSTLLGCQDLCAGNQVETVNISNELVSYNQDTVFPKEMVTAYVTMLPNVIECMEDNQIFDRMSQIMATNELATDSVSEMEGDADLSLDKITPFTTNGLH, from the coding sequence ATGCCGTGGAAGGCGGTCGCGGAGGTGGCCTCCTACTGGCCTTTCGGGGGCCGCTTCTGCAACGTCTGGGTGGCTTCGGACATCATGTGCTCGACGGCGTCCATCCTGAACCTGTGTGTGATCAGCGTGGACAGGTACTGGGCCATCTCCAGCCCTTTCCGTTACCAGCGCAAGATGACCCACCGGGCAGCCCTGCTGATGATCGCCGTGACCTGGGGGCTCTCGCTGCTCATCTCCTTCATCCCGGTGCACCTCCGGTGGCACAGCGGCCGAGCCCCGGCGTCCAGTAACAAGAGCGACGCCGGCCCGCCGACGGGCTGCGACTCCAGCCTGAACAGGACATACGCGATCTCTTCTTCGCTGGTCAGTTTCTACATCCCCGTGGCCATTATGCTGGTCACGTACACGCGGATCTACAAGATCGCCCAGATCCAGATCCGGAGGATCGCGTCGCTGGAGAGAGCCGCCGAGCACGCACACAGCTGCCGGCTGAGGATGCGCGGTCCCCGGCAGCAGATGCAGCCCCACAGCGCACTGAAGAGCTCCTTCAAGAAAGAGACCAAGGTCCTCAAAACCCTCTCCATCATCATGAGCGTGTTCGTTTGCTGCTGGCTGCCCTTCTTCATTCTGAACTGCATGGTCCCTTTCTGCGACCGGAGGTCCCCGGCCGTCGCCTCCAGGCTGCCCTGTGTCAGCGACACCACCTTTGACATATTCGTATGGTTCGGCTGGGCCAACTCCACCCTCAACCCGGTGGTCTATGCGTTCAACGCCGAATTTCGCAAAGCCTTCTCCACGCTCCTGGGCTGCCAAGACCTTTGCGCCGGTAACCAAGTGGAGACGGTGAACATTAGCAATGAGCTGGTGTCTTACAACCAGGACACGGTCTTCCCCAAGGAGATGGTCACCGCCTATGTCACCATGCTTCCCAATGTCATAGAATGCATGGAAGACAACCAGATCTTTGACAGGATGTCCCAGATCATGGCCACCAACGAGTTAGCCACAGATTCCGTTTCCGAGATGGAGGGCGACGCAGATTTGTCTTTGGATAAAATTACGCCTTTCACCACGAACGGTTTGCATTAG